From the genome of Chanos chanos chromosome 5, fChaCha1.1, whole genome shotgun sequence, one region includes:
- the mmrn2b gene encoding multimerin-2, whose amino-acid sequence MMFPSLMPLPGLLLLLCVTTRCDLRARDPDVEDDSGGVRGWAQEMPGTPGMRHVPVPHGHGHRGTPGPRRPPPGEPRESSAPSSRDAPHQPARTGNWCAFVNHRVVTMAVLCGTENYTVKLVKPCPDGGSDCQTATYSLSSRPVYRQKQRVLTAIMWKCCPGHGGHDCQENEPDTHISDTSEVPVRSSEPAVAGVRESDKMMTDLLEDEDWEDRTVQSPSGPLVSTPHPNHTGTADDEVPPPASLPFFDSTSLLSIHHMMAAMMSQLRPVLDGFNQSIQHLSSQVEGLSRDLQQLKQGQEVHETNRGPDHRDPGVEERLESSFNQINQMRAQLSTQRDQLQQNLSDLKTEMEDKIRQSHIHTQVSVQALSESVEEVRLGQKRLEGELQKAHTDSGSLSGSRPAPEASVLEAITRLDKEVSNTSSQLINLARDSKNSSGTIKDLRIGLQNLEKRLEQVSQRSEVHFAETGLEVEAGKVMVLNRVSELAANVSAHEGQLREIDSELDYIYQQLQTKNITATEPACNCWVLAATVARIALEVSNVTNLAKRNQLALEDAKAEQSLGRWTTEVEDLHQGLLHVKESLAYEQEKTRTLYSNVSQIRALLLAGQQEIRGLKEKEDTKAFQIRGLSASFSSLLNDAIRHSDVLEVLLGEEVIEFTSWSPSEQGEFSIPALLEKIRLMQEQIESHEASIASLRTGDSTQDHMIGDDPAAFPEWTLANDPDTSDATNQDPLSDPTTGEGDEDYSVSDFWSLGREVEELAERISKLEGQCNNCTAASAAPSDSLGELREEIRSLNQRLEDHLRMFQSVFSHTEGLATSTRSLNLDQLWTMVKKKEGKRRKGRLSPDENEERGREPSNMRSKRSTGRDTLVAFSTNLLNGIPQRSKVTHRKVSMNHGGAYSPSTGEFHAPEAGLYLFLVTLNFERGPSLAVLSRGDAPVASLRERRGEQGGPVSGVFLLELQKGERVTLELVQGSLRQGKFEKNTFSGLLLVPTEVDRET is encoded by the exons ATGATGTTCCCCTCGCTGATGCCTCTGCCGGGGcttctgctcctgctctgtgtgaCTACCCGCTGTGACCTGAGGGCCAGAGACCCTGACGTGGAAGATGATAGCGGAGGAGTCAGAGGCTGGGCGCAAGAGATGCCCGGAACTCCCGGGATGCGTCACGTGCCCGTCCCTCACGGGCACGGCCACCGCGGTACGCCCGGTCCCAGACGACCGCCGCCGGGCGAGCCTCGGGAGAGCTCGGCGCCCTCCTCGAGAGATGCCCCACACCAGCCGGCTCGGACAGG GAACTGGTGTGCGTTTGTGAACCACAGAGTGGTCACTATGGCAGTATTGTGTGGAACAGAGAACTACACAGTCAAGTTGGTGAAGCCATGTCCCGACGGAGGCTCAGACTGCCAAACAGCAAC GTATAGCCTGTCCTCTCGGCCTGTCTACAGACAGAAGCAGAGGGTCCTTACAGCGATCATGTGGAAATGTTGTCCTGGTCATGGAGGACACGACTGCCAAGAAAATG aACCAGACACCCATATTTCTGACACCAGTGAAGTTCCGGTAAGGAGCTCCGAGCCAGCCGTTGCTGGGGTTAGAGAATCAG ATAAAATGATGACTGACCTGCTGGAGGATGAAGACTGGGAGGACAGAACCGTCCAATCTCCCAGTGGACCTCTGGTTTCCACTCCTCATCCTAACCACACTG GTACTGCTGATGATGAAGTCCCACCCCCTGCATCTCTGCCCTTCTTTGATTCGACCAGCTTGCTGTCTATCCATCACATGATGGCAGCTATGATGTCCCAGCTGAGACCAGTCCTGGATGGCTTCAACCAATCCATCCAGCACTTGTCCAGCCAAGTGGAGGGATTGTCAAGAGATCTGCAGCAGCTGAAACAGGGGCAGGAGGTTCATGAGACCAATAGAGGACCGGATCACAGAGACCCAGGCGTGGAGGAGAGGCTGGAGAGTAGCTTTAATCAGATCAACCAAATGAGGGCGCAGCTGAGCACTCAGAGGGACCAGCTGCAGCAGAACCTGTCCGACCTTAAGACCGAAATGGAGGACAAGATCAGACAGAGCCACATTCATACACAG GTCAGTGTGCAGGCCTTGTCTGAGTCAGTTGAAGAGGTGAGACTAGGGCAGAAAAGGCTGGAAGGGGAACTGCAGAAAGCACATACTGACTCAGGCAGTCTGAGTGGAAGCCGGCCAGCGCCCGAGGCCAGCGTTTTGGAGGCCATCACTCGTCTGGATAAGGAAGTATCGAACACCAGCTCACAGCTAATTAATTTGGCTAGAGACTCAAAAAACTCATCTGGCACCATCAAAGACCTGCGGATTGGCCTTCAGAACCTAGAAAAGAGGTTGGAGCAGGTCAGCCAACGTTCAGAGGTCCATTTTGCCGAGACGGGTCTAGAGGTGGAGGCTGGCAAGGTGATGGTGCTAAACCGGGTGAGCGAGTTAGCTGCCAACGTCAGCGCACATGAGGGCCAACTGAGGGAGATCGACTCTGAACTGGACTACATTTACCAGCAGctccaaacaaaaaacatcactgCAACAGAGCCTGCTTGTAACTGCTGGGTTCTTGCAGCTACAGTGGCACGGATAGCACTGGAGGTGTCCAATGTGACAAATTTAGCCAAGAGGAATCAGTTAGCACTGGAAGATGCTAAGGCGGAGCAGAGCCTGGGCCGCTGGACCACAGAGGTGGAGGATCTCCATCAGGGGCTGCTGCACGTGAAGGAGTCGTTAGCTTACGAGCAGGAGAAAACGAGGACTCTGTACTCCAACGTGTCCCAGATACGGGCCTTGCTCCTGGCGGGCCAGCAAGAGATTCGAGGgttgaaggagaaagaggacacTAAGGCGTTTCAAATCAGAGGGCTTTCggcctccttctcctccctaCTGAACGATGCCATTCGGCACTCTGATGTGCTGGAGGTGCTGTTGGGAGAGGAGGTCATAGAATTCACCAGTTGGTCCCCCAGCGAACAGGGCGAGTTCTCTATCCCAGCCCTGCTGGAGAAAATACGCCTGATGCAGGAGCAAATTGAGAGTCATGAGGCCAGCATCGCCTCATTAAGGACCGGGGACTCTACTCAAGATCACATGATCGGCGATGACCCTGCTGCATTCCCCGAATGGACCCTGGCAAACGACCCGGACACAAGTGATGCAACCAACCAGGACCCTTTATCCGACCCCACCACAGGGGAGGGCGACGAGGATTACTCAGTCAGTGACTTTTGGAGCCTGGGAAGAGAAGTAGAGGAACTGGCCGAAAGGATAAGCAAGCTGGAAGGGCAGTGCAACAACTGCACTGCAGCCTCTGCTGCCCCTAGTGACTCTCTGGGGGAATTACGAGAGGAGATCAGGTCTTTAAATCAAAGGCTAGAGGACCATTTGAGAATGTTCCAGAGCGTGTTCAGTCACACTGAGGGACTGGCCACCTCCACCCGCAGTCTGAACCTGGACCAGCTGTGGACCATGGtcaagaaaaaagaagggaagaggaggaagggacGTCTATCGCCGGATGAAAACGAGGAGCGAGGAAGAGAACCGTCTAACATGCGTAGCAAGAGAAGCACAGGAAGAG ACACCTTGGTGGCATTCAGTACAAACCTGCTCAATGGGATACCCCAAAGAAGCAAAGTTACCCACAGGAAGGTGTCCATGAACCATGGTGGGGCCTACAGCCCTTCCACAGGAGAATTCCATGCACCAGAGGCAGGACTCTACCTGTTCCTGGTAACGCTGAACTTTGAGCGGGGCCCCTCGCTGGCCGTGCTGAGCCGAGGGGATGCCCCCGTGGCCTCGCTGAGGGAGAGACGGGGTGAACAAGGAGGACCCGTGAGCGGAGTGTTTCTCTTGGAGCTGCAAAAAGGTGAGAGAGTGACACTAGAGCTGGTACAGGGTTCCCTAAGACAGGGAAAATTCGAGAAGAACACGTTCTCTGGACTGCTGCTGGTCCCCACGGAGGTCGACCGTGAGACctaa
- the sncgb gene encoding synuclein, gamma b (breast cancer-specific protein 1): protein MDVLMKGFSMAKEGVVAAAEKTKAGVEEAAAKTKEGVLYVGAKTKEGVVSGVNTVANRGTEQANIVADTAVAGANELGQKTVEGVENVAASSGLVNPADFSQGGGMEGGEGGEGY from the exons ATGGATGTACTCATGAAAGGGTTTTCCATGGCCAAGGAGGGAGTGGTGGCCGCAGCAGAGAAGACCAAGGCAGGGGTTGAAGAAGCAGCAGCAAAGACCAAAGAGGGAGTCTTGTATGTGG GCGCAAAGACAAAGGAGGGAGTTGTGTCCGGCGTAAACACAG TGGCTAACAGGGGCACTGAGCAGGCGAACATCGTGGCAGACACAGCGGTCGCAGGCGCCAACGAGCTTGGTCAGAAAACGGTGGAGGGAGTGGAGAACGTCGCAGCATCCAGCGGCCTGGTTAACCCG gcTGACTTCTCCCAAGGGGGCGGtatggagggaggagaaggtggagag ggaTACTAA